One window from the genome of Rufibacter tibetensis encodes:
- the glmS gene encoding glutamine--fructose-6-phosphate transaminase (isomerizing) — translation MCGIVAYVGQREACPIILKGLKRLEYRGYDSAGVALLNDGDLKVFKKKGKVADLETHIGTQDTSSHIGIGHTRWATHGEPNDANAHPHYSSSKKIAIIHNGIIENYASLKKHLLNKGYEFHSDTDSEVFVNLIEDVQKNSNVSLAEAVRLALHEVVGAYAIVVISHDSPTQLVAARKGSPLVIGVGKGEYFLASDASPIIEYTNEVVYVNDFEVAVIKDGVLDIRTKEDVVQTPYIQKLELELEAIEKGGYPHFMLKEIFEQPRSIMDSMRGRLVAENTQLTMSSIREYATRFKNADRILIVACGTSWHAGLVAEYMIEEFARIPVEVEYASEFRYRNPIIREGDIVIAISQSGETADTLAALELAKAKGAMIFGVCNVVGSSIARATDAGAYTHAGPEIGVASTKAFTAQVTVLSLIAMMIAEMRGTMELTALRTLMLEMEKIPAKVEQALQLDKEIQAISEIFKDASNFIYLGRGFNFPVALEGALKLKEISYIHAEGYPAAEMKHGPIALIDENMPVVVIATKDSSYEKIVSNVQEVRARKGRVIAIVTEGDTVIPQMAEFVIEVPSTHEALMPLLSVIPLQLLSYHIAVLRGCNVDQPRNLAKSVTVE, via the coding sequence ATGTGCGGAATTGTAGCGTATGTGGGGCAGAGAGAAGCCTGCCCAATTATTTTAAAAGGATTAAAGCGTTTGGAATACCGGGGTTATGATAGCGCCGGCGTAGCTTTATTAAACGATGGGGACCTTAAGGTTTTTAAAAAGAAAGGCAAAGTAGCCGATTTAGAAACCCATATTGGTACCCAAGATACCAGCAGCCACATTGGCATAGGCCACACTCGTTGGGCTACTCACGGTGAACCAAACGATGCGAATGCTCATCCGCACTACTCATCTTCCAAGAAGATTGCCATCATCCACAATGGCATCATTGAGAACTACGCTTCTCTCAAAAAACACTTACTTAACAAAGGCTACGAATTCCACAGCGATACTGACTCTGAGGTTTTTGTAAACCTGATTGAGGATGTGCAAAAGAACAGTAACGTGTCTTTGGCAGAAGCTGTCCGTTTGGCCTTACATGAAGTAGTAGGAGCTTACGCCATTGTCGTGATCTCCCATGACTCCCCTACTCAGTTAGTGGCGGCCCGTAAAGGTAGCCCTCTGGTAATTGGCGTAGGCAAAGGCGAGTACTTCCTAGCCTCTGACGCATCTCCTATCATTGAGTACACCAATGAAGTGGTGTACGTGAATGACTTTGAGGTTGCTGTTATCAAAGATGGTGTGTTAGACATCCGCACCAAAGAAGACGTGGTGCAGACACCTTACATTCAGAAATTGGAGTTAGAGTTGGAAGCCATTGAAAAAGGCGGCTACCCACATTTCATGCTGAAAGAAATTTTTGAGCAGCCCCGTTCTATCATGGACAGCATGCGTGGTCGTTTAGTGGCTGAGAATACGCAGCTGACTATGTCCAGCATCAGAGAATATGCTACTCGTTTCAAGAACGCTGACCGCATCCTTATTGTGGCTTGCGGAACATCCTGGCACGCTGGACTGGTAGCCGAGTACATGATTGAAGAGTTTGCCCGTATCCCGGTTGAGGTAGAATATGCCTCTGAGTTCCGTTACCGGAACCCGATTATTCGTGAGGGAGACATTGTGATCGCTATTTCTCAATCTGGAGAAACTGCCGATACCTTGGCAGCACTGGAATTAGCTAAGGCTAAAGGGGCGATGATCTTTGGGGTATGTAATGTGGTAGGTTCTTCTATCGCGCGTGCCACTGACGCTGGAGCTTATACACACGCCGGTCCAGAAATTGGAGTAGCTAGTACTAAAGCCTTCACTGCTCAGGTAACGGTTCTTTCGCTCATCGCGATGATGATTGCAGAGATGCGTGGCACTATGGAATTGACAGCTTTACGTACCCTGATGTTGGAGATGGAGAAAATTCCGGCTAAGGTGGAACAAGCACTTCAGTTAGATAAAGAAATACAAGCTATCTCTGAGATTTTCAAAGACGCGTCTAACTTCATTTACTTAGGTCGTGGGTTTAACTTCCCGGTAGCTTTAGAAGGTGCTTTAAAGTTGAAAGAGATTTCTTACATCCACGCAGAAGGCTATCCAGCGGCAGAAATGAAGCATGGACCAATTGCGTTGATTGATGAGAACATGCCGGTGGTGGTAATTGCCACCAAAGACAGCTCTTATGAGAAGATCGTTTCAAACGTTCAGGAAGTAAGAGCCCGTAAAGGTAGAGTGATCGCTATTGTTACCGAAGGCGACACGGTGATTCCTCAAATGGCTGAGTTCGTGATTGAAGTACCTAGTACCCACGAAGCCTTGATGCCGTTGCTTTCTGTTATTCCTTTGCAGTTGCTGAGCTACCACATTGCCGTATTGCGCGGCTGTAACGTAGACCAACCACGTAACTTGGCTAAGTCTGTAACAGTTGAATAA
- a CDS encoding DUF1800 domain-containing protein: MEEVVKMGLEKWVQRQLQADFPNSALEQRLAKYETLRMSNAQIVQTFPKQGQVLKMAIREGLIDKDAVRKDAADKISKQEYQAKLESYMQQKGFKPQRILYQEMVNQKILRATYSENQLQEILTSFWFNHFNVSLTNKNCDLYLTSYERDVIRPNALGKFETLLLATAKSPAMLTYLDNFKSTSSNADLTPAQKQRQERQIQLLERRQEQDNTMQQMQVAEKVRRAKKAQGLNENYAREIMELHTLGVDGGYTQQDVTQAAHIMTGWTINPAIDGYRLDNAPAAINNPKRTEALQKQGFVQEGDFLFAANRHDKGRKEVLGTTFPPQGGYEEGLQLIKLLAHHPSTAKFISTKLATRFVSDTPPRSLIDKMAKTFTEKDGDIREVLMTMVAAPEFWSKEALREKTKSPFELAISSVRSLNAEVHEPRHLATWITKMGEKIYSYQAPTGFPDKGTYWINTGSLLNRMNFGLALASQKIKGISFDLVALNQNREPESAEAALITYSQFLMPERNLEATIKRLTPSLNDPEFGFKVNAAAHKNQAVAQKEPQEQEEQMMLDQPKKRDAEKNTSVANTTFHQKGGNSPMLAQIVGIIIGSPEFQRR; encoded by the coding sequence GTGGAGGAAGTCGTAAAAATGGGGTTAGAAAAATGGGTGCAGCGTCAGTTACAGGCCGATTTTCCAAATTCAGCCTTGGAACAGAGGCTAGCGAAGTATGAAACCCTTAGAATGTCAAATGCACAAATAGTCCAGACCTTTCCTAAACAGGGGCAAGTCTTAAAAATGGCTATCAGAGAAGGCCTCATTGATAAAGATGCGGTGAGAAAAGACGCGGCAGATAAAATCAGCAAGCAGGAATACCAAGCCAAGCTGGAGAGCTATATGCAGCAAAAAGGGTTTAAACCACAACGCATTCTCTATCAAGAAATGGTCAACCAGAAAATACTAAGGGCTACCTACTCAGAAAATCAACTACAGGAGATTCTCACCAGCTTCTGGTTTAACCATTTTAACGTTTCACTTACCAATAAGAACTGTGACCTGTATCTCACCTCCTATGAGCGGGATGTGATTAGGCCAAATGCTTTGGGTAAGTTTGAAACGCTTCTGCTGGCAACTGCAAAATCGCCAGCCATGCTCACGTATCTAGACAACTTCAAGAGCACCTCCTCCAACGCAGACCTTACCCCCGCACAGAAACAAAGGCAGGAGCGTCAAATTCAGCTATTAGAAAGAAGGCAGGAACAAGACAATACCATGCAGCAAATGCAGGTGGCAGAGAAGGTGAGAAGAGCAAAAAAGGCCCAGGGACTAAATGAAAACTACGCCCGGGAAATCATGGAGCTCCATACCTTGGGGGTTGATGGCGGTTATACACAGCAAGATGTCACACAGGCTGCCCATATTATGACCGGATGGACTATCAATCCAGCCATAGACGGTTATCGCCTAGACAATGCCCCGGCAGCTATTAACAACCCAAAACGGACGGAAGCCCTCCAGAAACAAGGCTTTGTGCAGGAAGGTGATTTCCTGTTTGCAGCTAACCGCCATGACAAAGGTAGAAAAGAAGTGCTGGGCACTACTTTCCCGCCGCAGGGCGGATACGAAGAGGGACTCCAGTTAATCAAATTGCTGGCACATCATCCATCTACAGCCAAGTTTATCTCTACTAAATTAGCTACACGCTTTGTCAGCGACACACCTCCGCGAAGCCTCATTGACAAGATGGCCAAGACCTTTACGGAGAAAGACGGTGACATCCGGGAAGTCTTGATGACCATGGTCGCCGCACCTGAGTTCTGGAGCAAAGAAGCCCTACGGGAGAAAACTAAATCTCCGTTTGAGTTGGCCATCAGTTCTGTCCGCAGCCTTAATGCCGAGGTACATGAGCCTAGACATTTAGCCACCTGGATTACCAAAATGGGCGAGAAAATATATTCCTACCAGGCACCTACCGGCTTCCCGGACAAAGGCACCTACTGGATCAACACAGGTTCCCTGCTCAACCGCATGAACTTCGGGTTAGCTCTGGCCTCGCAGAAGATCAAAGGCATCTCCTTTGATTTGGTGGCTTTGAACCAGAACCGTGAACCAGAAAGTGCCGAAGCGGCTTTGATCACTTACAGTCAATTTCTAATGCCCGAACGCAACCTGGAAGCAACCATCAAAAGATTAACGCCCTCGCTCAATGACCCTGAGTTTGGGTTTAAAGTAAATGCTGCCGCTCACAAGAACCAAGCTGTAGCGCAGAAAGAACCACAGGAGCAGGAAGAGCAAATGATGCTAGATCAGCCGAAGAAAAGGGATGCTGAAAAGAACACCTCCGTTGCCAATACTACCTTCCATCAGAAAGGAGGCAATTCCCCCATGCTGGCCCAGATAGTAGGCATCATTATTGGTTCCCCGGAATTTCAGCGTAGATAA
- a CDS encoding DUF1501 domain-containing protein, with the protein MTTRRGFLKSGALALFAASLGGVPNFLAQATNSRKLMLPYKKNKILVCIFQRGAMDGLMAVTPFTDAHLQLARPSLFMTAAQSSSNPLLDLDGRFGLHPAMKSFEPLFREKRLAIVHGMGSPNPTRSHFDAQDFMETGTPFDKGTASGWLNRAVGLMGHEAATPFQAVSLTSSLPRSFYGDHSAIAISNLQDFGVQMRGNQKAAMAASKNFEDLYDQTSSSLLNKTGKESFEAVKMLSKVGSRNYLPANNAVYPNSPLGNSLKQIAQMIKLDVGLEVAFAESGGWDTHYNQGTANGTFARNVNDLSQSITAFWTDLDAYQDDVNVMTMTEFGRTVHQNGSNGTDHGRGSCMFILGNEVNGGLVHGHVPPLAKENLEDGRDLPVTTDFRSIFSEVAGKHLNIQNEKVLFPNWNGQKIGVIR; encoded by the coding sequence ATGACGACCAGAAGAGGATTTCTAAAATCAGGAGCTTTGGCGCTTTTCGCAGCAAGTCTGGGTGGCGTACCCAACTTTTTAGCGCAGGCCACTAATAGCCGGAAACTGATGCTGCCGTACAAGAAAAATAAAATCCTAGTCTGCATCTTCCAGCGGGGCGCCATGGATGGCTTGATGGCAGTGACACCGTTCACCGATGCCCATCTGCAACTGGCACGCCCCAGCTTGTTTATGACCGCCGCCCAAAGTTCTTCCAACCCCTTGCTGGACTTAGACGGTCGGTTTGGCCTGCACCCTGCTATGAAGTCCTTTGAGCCCTTGTTCCGGGAGAAGCGTTTGGCCATTGTGCATGGCATGGGTTCGCCTAATCCTACCCGCTCCCACTTTGATGCCCAAGACTTCATGGAAACCGGCACTCCGTTTGATAAAGGTACCGCCAGCGGATGGCTGAACCGGGCGGTTGGTTTGATGGGCCATGAAGCCGCCACTCCGTTTCAGGCGGTAAGCCTCACCTCTTCGCTGCCCCGCTCATTTTATGGTGACCACTCGGCCATTGCCATCAGTAACCTTCAGGACTTTGGCGTGCAGATGCGCGGAAACCAGAAAGCCGCCATGGCCGCCTCTAAGAACTTTGAAGATTTGTATGATCAAACCTCTTCCTCGCTGCTGAATAAAACCGGCAAGGAAAGCTTTGAGGCTGTGAAGATGCTGAGTAAGGTAGGTTCCAGAAATTACCTTCCGGCCAACAATGCCGTGTACCCCAACTCTCCGTTAGGCAACTCACTTAAGCAGATTGCCCAGATGATCAAACTAGACGTGGGCTTGGAAGTAGCGTTCGCCGAATCTGGCGGATGGGACACGCACTACAACCAGGGCACAGCCAATGGTACCTTCGCCCGCAACGTGAATGATTTGAGCCAAAGCATCACCGCCTTCTGGACTGATTTAGATGCGTACCAGGATGACGTGAATGTCATGACCATGACCGAGTTCGGCCGAACCGTGCACCAAAACGGCAGCAACGGCACTGACCACGGCCGCGGCTCCTGCATGTTCATCTTGGGCAATGAGGTGAACGGTGGGCTGGTGCACGGCCACGTTCCTCCTCTGGCCAAAGAAAATCTGGAAGACGGCCGTGACCTACCCGTCACCACCGATTTCAGGAGCATTTTCAGCGAAGTAGCCGGAAAACATTTAAACATCCAGAATGAAAAGGTGCTGTTCCCGAACTGGAATGGGCAGAAAATAGGTGTGATACGCTAA
- a CDS encoding RidA family protein has protein sequence MATNIIESKSAPAPIGPYSQAVMAGNTLYVSGQIALDQATGQLVQGDIQTETHQVMKNLQYILQEAGMDFSNVVKCSIFVKDLGNFGAINETYGSYFTSNPPARETVEVSRLPKDVNVEISCIAVKF, from the coding sequence ATGGCAACCAACATTATAGAAAGCAAATCTGCTCCGGCACCAATTGGGCCGTACAGCCAAGCCGTTATGGCAGGCAACACCTTGTATGTATCCGGTCAAATCGCGCTGGATCAGGCCACCGGCCAATTGGTGCAGGGCGACATCCAGACCGAAACGCACCAGGTCATGAAAAACCTGCAGTATATTTTGCAGGAAGCCGGCATGGACTTCAGCAACGTAGTGAAGTGCAGCATCTTCGTAAAAGACTTAGGCAACTTCGGGGCCATCAATGAAACTTACGGAAGCTACTTCACCAGCAATCCGCCAGCCCGAGAGACCGTGGAGGTAAGCCGCTTACCTAAGGACGTGAATGTGGAGATCTCCTGCATTGCGGTGAAATTCTAA
- a CDS encoding YihY/virulence factor BrkB family protein has product MRKKTNYMLKKKLKDAWGIIIEVWLDFLDNNSFQKGAALAYYTIFALPPILIIMINTAGAVFGREAVRGRVYEQLRELVGGKGASDIQDMVENINQSSDFTFATVVGVFTFLVGATGVFVSLQESLNQIWGVKPKPRNEYLKLLWDRLLSFAMIMAIVFLLLVSLLVHTVLVAITSFLADRVDPSLLQLTQITNFVVSTGVVMFLFALIYKFLPDAKIKWRDVWVGALVTSLLFSLGKSLIGIYLGNSDFAGIYGAAGSVIVVLTWVFYTSQIIFLGAQFTLVYARRYGADIYPSTYAVRVINKEEEIGHAPLNDEPGPNEAKARGEDCDVEERVKE; this is encoded by the coding sequence ATGAGGAAGAAAACCAACTACATGCTCAAAAAGAAGCTAAAAGATGCTTGGGGGATAATCATAGAGGTCTGGCTGGACTTTCTGGATAATAATTCCTTTCAGAAAGGGGCCGCTCTGGCGTATTACACCATTTTTGCGCTTCCGCCTATTCTCATCATCATGATCAACACCGCCGGAGCCGTATTCGGGCGCGAAGCCGTGCGCGGACGCGTCTACGAGCAGCTGCGGGAGTTGGTGGGGGGCAAAGGCGCGTCAGATATTCAGGACATGGTAGAAAACATTAACCAGTCCTCAGACTTCACCTTTGCCACCGTAGTGGGGGTGTTTACCTTCTTGGTGGGCGCTACGGGGGTATTTGTTTCTTTGCAGGAGTCTCTGAACCAGATTTGGGGGGTAAAGCCGAAACCCAGAAATGAATACCTGAAACTGCTCTGGGACCGGCTGCTTTCCTTTGCCATGATCATGGCCATTGTTTTTTTGCTGCTGGTGAGTTTGTTAGTGCACACCGTTTTGGTGGCCATTACCTCCTTTCTGGCCGACCGCGTAGATCCGTCGCTGCTTCAGTTAACGCAAATCACCAATTTTGTAGTCTCCACTGGGGTAGTCATGTTCCTGTTTGCCCTGATTTATAAGTTCCTACCCGATGCGAAGATAAAATGGCGGGATGTCTGGGTAGGGGCGCTGGTTACCTCCTTGCTTTTCTCGCTGGGTAAGTCCTTGATTGGGATTTACCTGGGGAACAGTGATTTTGCCGGAATATACGGTGCCGCGGGTTCAGTCATTGTGGTGCTTACCTGGGTGTTCTATACGTCGCAGATTATCTTCCTGGGCGCGCAATTCACCTTGGTGTATGCCCGACGCTACGGAGCCGACATTTACCCTTCCACGTATGCGGTACGCGTGATCAACAAAGAAGAGGAAATAGGGCATGCCCCGCTCAACGATGAACCCGGTCCCAACGAAGCCAAAGCCAGGGGCGAAGACTGTGACGTTGAAGAGAGAGTGAAGGAGTGA
- the gltX gene encoding glutamate--tRNA ligase, with product MEREVRVRFAPSPTGPLHIGGVRTALYNYLFAKKMGGKMLLRIEDTDQTRFVPGAEQYIFDSLEWCGIKLDESPVHGGPHAPYRQSERKPMYMDYALQLVNAGHAYYAFDTAEELEEMRERLKAAKVATPQYNAITRATMKNSLTLPEDEVKRRLESGDPYVIRLKVPRKEEVRLKDMIRGWVMVHSSAIDDKVLMKSDGMPTYHLANIVDDHLMEITHVIRGEEWLPSAPLHVLLYRYFGWEDTMPEFAHLPLLLKPDGNGKLSKRDGDKLGFPVFPLNWVDPVSGEKSSGYREAGYMPDGFVNFLAFLGWNPGTQQEIFSMEELIEAFSIERIGKSGTRFDIQKARWYNEQYLRAKPDAELAQYLLRALPDGITCSEERAEKIVGLMKERVTFPQDFWKEAAYFFVAPTQYNEQVAAKKWSAAAAGAFEQFRNELASLPEFNADSVKALLLQILERNGLKIGQVMQALRIALTGVEAGPDLMAIIEIIGREETENRIDAALTKLAQYAA from the coding sequence ATGGAAAGAGAAGTACGAGTACGCTTTGCCCCTAGCCCCACCGGGCCGCTGCACATTGGCGGGGTTCGCACAGCGCTGTATAATTATCTGTTCGCTAAGAAAATGGGTGGCAAAATGTTGCTGCGCATTGAAGATACTGACCAAACCCGCTTTGTGCCCGGCGCCGAGCAATACATTTTTGACTCTCTGGAGTGGTGCGGCATTAAGCTGGACGAAAGCCCGGTGCACGGCGGTCCGCACGCGCCTTACCGCCAGTCGGAACGCAAGCCCATGTACATGGATTATGCCCTGCAACTAGTAAACGCCGGCCATGCCTATTACGCTTTTGACACTGCCGAGGAATTGGAAGAGATGCGTGAGCGCCTCAAAGCCGCCAAGGTAGCCACCCCGCAGTATAACGCCATCACCCGCGCCACCATGAAGAACTCCCTCACCCTGCCAGAGGATGAGGTGAAGCGCCGGTTAGAGAGCGGTGACCCGTACGTGATCCGATTGAAAGTGCCGCGTAAAGAAGAAGTTCGTTTGAAAGACATGATCAGAGGTTGGGTAATGGTGCACTCCTCGGCCATTGACGACAAAGTCTTGATGAAGTCTGACGGTATGCCCACCTACCACCTGGCCAACATTGTGGATGACCATTTAATGGAAATCACCCACGTGATCAGAGGCGAGGAGTGGTTGCCAAGTGCGCCGCTGCACGTGCTATTGTACCGTTACTTCGGTTGGGAAGACACCATGCCGGAGTTCGCGCACTTACCATTACTGTTGAAACCAGACGGAAACGGTAAACTGAGCAAGCGTGATGGCGACAAGTTAGGCTTCCCGGTATTCCCGCTAAACTGGGTAGATCCGGTGAGCGGAGAGAAATCAAGCGGTTACCGTGAGGCTGGTTACATGCCCGACGGTTTCGTGAACTTCCTGGCTTTCTTGGGTTGGAACCCGGGTACGCAACAGGAGATCTTTTCAATGGAAGAACTGATTGAGGCCTTCAGCATTGAGCGAATTGGTAAGTCTGGTACCCGTTTCGATATTCAGAAAGCCCGTTGGTACAATGAGCAGTACCTGCGCGCCAAACCAGACGCTGAACTGGCGCAGTACCTGCTAAGGGCGTTGCCTGATGGCATTACCTGTTCTGAAGAGCGTGCCGAGAAGATCGTGGGCTTAATGAAAGAGCGCGTGACGTTTCCGCAAGATTTCTGGAAAGAAGCCGCTTATTTCTTTGTAGCCCCTACGCAGTACAATGAGCAGGTAGCCGCCAAGAAATGGTCAGCCGCTGCGGCTGGTGCTTTTGAGCAATTCAGAAATGAACTGGCTTCTCTGCCAGAGTTCAACGCTGATTCTGTGAAAGCTTTGTTGCTGCAGATTCTGGAGCGCAATGGCCTGAAAATTGGCCAAGTAATGCAGGCCCTGAGAATCGCTTTAACCGGTGTGGAAGCAGGTCCTGATCTGATGGCAATCATCGAGATCATCGGAAGAGAAGAAACTGAAAACCGTATTGACGCTGCTTTAACCAAGCTGGCCCAGTACGCTGCTTAA
- a CDS encoding TIGR00266 family protein encodes MTSHEVDYRIYGADIQVLEVELDPQETVIAEAGAMVFMEDGIQFETKMGDGSNPASGFLGKLVQMGSRAITGESLFMTHFTHRGYGKAKVGFSAPYPGTIMPINLAEFPQGLIVQKDGFLAAALGTRIAMHFNQRLGAGFFGGEGFIMQRLTGDGLAFIHAGGTVIERHLHNETLRVDTGCVVAYENGIDFDIQRAGGLRSMVFGGEGLFLATLRGTGRVWIQSMPVKKLIQALMPHGGNANKEGGLLSSFLE; translated from the coding sequence ATGACATCCCACGAAGTAGATTACCGCATTTACGGCGCAGACATTCAGGTGCTGGAAGTAGAACTGGACCCGCAGGAAACTGTGATTGCCGAGGCTGGTGCCATGGTCTTCATGGAAGACGGCATCCAGTTTGAAACTAAGATGGGCGATGGCTCTAACCCTGCTTCGGGCTTCTTAGGCAAGCTGGTACAGATGGGCAGCCGCGCCATTACCGGCGAGTCACTGTTCATGACGCACTTTACTCATCGCGGATACGGCAAGGCCAAAGTGGGCTTCTCGGCCCCTTACCCGGGCACCATTATGCCCATCAACCTGGCGGAGTTTCCGCAGGGGCTGATAGTGCAGAAAGACGGTTTCCTGGCGGCGGCGCTGGGCACCCGCATTGCCATGCACTTCAACCAGCGTTTGGGCGCGGGCTTCTTCGGGGGCGAAGGCTTTATCATGCAACGCCTCACCGGCGATGGCTTGGCCTTCATCCACGCGGGCGGCACCGTAATTGAGCGCCATCTGCACAATGAGACGCTACGGGTAGATACCGGCTGCGTGGTGGCCTATGAAAATGGGATTGATTTTGATATTCAACGGGCGGGCGGTTTGCGCTCCATGGTCTTCGGGGGCGAAGGCCTGTTTCTGGCTACTCTCAGAGGCACCGGCCGCGTCTGGATCCAGTCTATGCCAGTGAAGAAACTCATTCAGGCCTTGATGCCGCACGGCGGCAACGCAAACAAAGAAGGCGGCTTACTGAGCAGCTTTTTAGAGTAG
- a CDS encoding c-type cytochrome, producing MKRVLTLLCTAAFFYSCESKLQENTTTNNAGLVSAITESATQPTALNQQALKERGEYLVTIGGCSDCHSPKLAPSDKIPPMTADPDRFLSGHPASAKLPPISPGSGQNGWVMFNMDNTAAVGPWGTSFSANLTPDPTGIGNWTLDNFKKALREGKYKGMDNTRPLLPPMPWPHYSKMKNEDLEAIFTYLKSIKPVKNVVPTPIPPAV from the coding sequence ATGAAAAGAGTCTTAACCCTTCTGTGCACAGCCGCTTTTTTCTATAGCTGCGAGAGCAAACTCCAGGAAAACACAACAACCAACAATGCCGGTCTAGTCAGTGCCATCACCGAATCTGCTACGCAACCTACGGCTTTGAACCAGCAAGCCTTAAAAGAGCGGGGAGAGTATTTGGTAACTATTGGAGGATGTAGTGATTGTCATTCGCCTAAACTGGCTCCCTCCGATAAAATACCACCTATGACGGCAGACCCTGACCGGTTTTTATCTGGGCACCCAGCGTCTGCGAAGCTTCCACCCATAAGCCCAGGATCGGGACAAAACGGATGGGTCATGTTCAACATGGACAATACGGCGGCAGTTGGGCCTTGGGGTACTTCCTTTTCGGCAAACCTAACCCCAGACCCCACCGGCATAGGAAACTGGACACTGGATAACTTTAAGAAAGCATTAAGGGAAGGAAAATATAAAGGCATGGACAATACCAGGCCACTGCTTCCGCCTATGCCCTGGCCCCACTACAGTAAGATGAAGAATGAAGACTTGGAGGCTATCTTTACGTACCTGAAGTCTATCAAACCCGTGAAGAATGTAGTGCCGACACCTATTCCGCCTGCAGTTTGA
- a CDS encoding GH3 auxin-responsive promoter family protein produces MKKRIHQIDLFRKYPHDVQNELFTNLISTARNTEWGQKYGYSDKLSVREFQERVPICAYEDLYPYIERVMRGEQNVLWPSKVEWFAKSSGTTNARSKFIPVTPEALEDCHYKGGKDMLSIYVNNYPDTKVFSGKGLSIGGSHHPNEFNSDTRCGDVSAVIMQNLPLWAEAMRTPPLKVALMDKWEEKIEKMVEITVKENVTSLSGVPTWTYVLLNRILEETGAKDITEVWPNLELFTHGAVAFGPYRELFRQLIPSEKMNYLEVYNASEGFFGIQDEPSLKDEMLLMLDYGVFYEFIPMEEADQENPRVLTLDQVELGKNYALIISTNAGLWRYKIGDTVKFTSLAPYRIKISGRTKHFINAFGEEVVVENAETAITKACEATGATITNFTAAPVYFEGKSKGGHQWVIEFSQHPSSIERFTEVLDQTLRTVNSDYDAKRQKNLALQAPLITVAPSGAFLNWLQHKGKLGGQHKVPRLSNNREYLEEILKVNQLS; encoded by the coding sequence ATGAAGAAAAGGATCCACCAGATAGACCTTTTCCGGAAATATCCACATGATGTTCAAAACGAGTTGTTTACCAATCTTATCTCTACCGCCAGAAACACGGAGTGGGGCCAGAAGTACGGCTACTCAGATAAGTTAAGTGTGCGGGAGTTTCAGGAGCGGGTACCCATCTGTGCTTATGAAGACTTGTACCCGTACATTGAGCGCGTGATGCGCGGTGAGCAGAACGTGTTGTGGCCCAGCAAAGTAGAATGGTTTGCTAAGTCATCAGGTACCACTAACGCCCGCAGTAAGTTTATTCCCGTTACCCCAGAGGCCCTGGAAGACTGTCACTACAAGGGAGGCAAAGACATGCTTTCCATTTACGTGAACAACTACCCAGACACCAAAGTCTTTTCCGGCAAAGGGCTCTCCATCGGCGGCAGTCACCACCCGAATGAGTTCAATTCAGACACCCGCTGCGGAGACGTATCAGCGGTGATCATGCAGAACTTGCCTTTATGGGCTGAGGCCATGCGTACGCCGCCGCTTAAAGTGGCGCTCATGGACAAGTGGGAAGAGAAGATCGAGAAGATGGTAGAAATCACCGTCAAAGAAAACGTGACCAGCCTTTCCGGTGTGCCCACTTGGACCTACGTGCTTTTAAACCGCATTTTAGAAGAAACAGGCGCAAAAGACATCACCGAGGTTTGGCCCAACCTGGAGCTGTTCACCCATGGAGCTGTGGCATTTGGTCCTTACCGCGAACTGTTCCGCCAACTAATTCCTTCTGAGAAGATGAACTACCTGGAGGTGTACAACGCCTCTGAAGGGTTCTTCGGAATACAGGATGAGCCCAGCCTGAAAGATGAGATGCTTTTAATGCTGGATTACGGCGTTTTCTACGAGTTCATCCCGATGGAAGAGGCCGATCAGGAAAACCCAAGAGTACTAACTTTGGATCAAGTAGAACTGGGCAAGAATTACGCCCTCATCATCTCTACCAACGCTGGGCTTTGGCGTTACAAGATAGGTGATACAGTGAAGTTCACCTCGTTGGCGCCGTACCGCATTAAAATTTCAGGACGTACGAAACACTTTATCAATGCCTTTGGCGAAGAGGTAGTGGTGGAGAACGCTGAGACGGCCATCACAAAGGCGTGCGAGGCTACTGGTGCCACTATCACCAACTTTACGGCCGCTCCTGTGTACTTTGAAGGCAAAAGCAAAGGTGGGCACCAGTGGGTCATAGAATTCTCTCAGCACCCGTCAAGCATAGAGCGTTTCACTGAGGTGCTGGACCAGACCCTGCGCACCGTGAACTCAGATTATGATGCCAAACGCCAGAAAAATCTCGCCCTACAGGCTCCATTGATTACGGTGGCTCCTTCTGGTGCCTTCCTGAACTGGCTACAGCACAAAGGCAAACTAGGCGGTCAGCACAAAGTACCTCGCCTTTCCAACAATCGAGAGTATCTAGAGGAGATTCTTAAGGTGAATCAGCTTTCATAG